CAACACACAGTCTCCCAGGCAGTTAAAACTAGCAGTCTGGGCCAAAGAGGACATTGTCCATATGCTACAGGATTTGTTACTGGTGGATTGGTTCCAGGCCAAAAAAACCGTTTGTTGCAGTTTGGGCCTCAAATGCAAGCAGCTTATCATCAAGGGATCAAAGTAATAGCATTTAGTCCATCTGAAATCTAAGATGCAGCAGTTCAACTTTAATAGTGCTATGTAAAAGAATAGGCCCACAGCCAGAAAgcctgtatttcctctgcacagATATAGAGGATGGGGTCTTTACTGGATGTTGTGAGCTCATAGTAACTGGGACTGGTGCCGAGGGTGGTGGGTGCCTCTGAGCTGCACAGCAGAACACCGTTGCTGCCCTTTCTATCACTGAGTCTGTTTTTCCTGCTTAGGCCAGGACAAACTGCAGGTTAGTGAGAAGCACTTTGATGCCACTTGTGACTGTTACAACAGAGGTGGCTGGGTTAAGTTTAAAAGTATTTGCATCACCCTTTTTATAGCGGTCGCGAAAGACATAGATGCTGCCGTTGCAGCTGGCAATTTTCCAGAGGGATGGTACTGAGCTCCAGGCATCTGGCAGGCATAGCCGGGTGAAGCTATCCAGTAGAGGATTATAGCATAGCAGTGAATCCCCCTCGGCTACAATGAATACCACATCCTTGTGTACAGCAGCATGCATGCGCCCTGCAAAAGGCAGTACGTATGGCTTCACGTGGCATTTCTCTGTGTTGGTGTCATAGCACTGAATTAGCCGAGAGGGCTTCGTGAAGAAGTCCAAGTCATTTTCCTCCCCACCCAGCAGGTAAATGACACCATTAAGGTTTACACCTGCAGCTCCAGAGACTGCCACTTCCAACTGGCTGGTCTCTGTCCAGACATTGTCTCGTACTCTGTAATATATGACAGCATTAGAGAGCGTGTCCTGTAGAGTTTTACCCCCCAGTGAATATATCGCATCCTTGCTTGGCACGGAGACAAGGGTGTGTTGGAGCCGGTCACGGGGCAGAGGGGCACACCATTCCCAGTCTATAGTCGCATTGTTGCATTTCCACATGCGTCGTGGAATGGAGCCACCAACGACGTATAGGTCACTACCGTGCTTGCAGGCTGCAGTGATCTGGTGACACAGGCTGTTCTGGCCACTCACGCTTATGGAGTCATCATCGGCACAGTGCAGAGAGACAGCGAGTGAATGCGTACGTGACGACTCCTTTCCAATCAGGTAGATGTGGACATTTTCTCCAATCACCTGAGAGAAAGGAGGAGCGTGTCAGCAGAATTAGGCCTGTTTACACAAACATCAGTGATGCCTAAGACCAAATAATTCAGCATTTTAGGACCCACCTGTGGGCCTGAGGTGGGTGACCTGCTTCCCAAGTCCTGCCACCCTAGAGCGTTCAGGATTTGGAGCCTCAAAGCCTTTTCAAGACACCAGTCATATCTGACATAGCAGAATAGCAACAGACTTCACTGGAacccaagtgtctgtggtttaGGTAAGGGCTGGTTACATCACTGATGGAGTAGAGTTTTTATAAGGGGAATGCCCAACTCATATTTCTGAATGGGCTCTTTGGTAACTGAGCATCTGGTGAAAAAGTTATTTGCGGCATTGCTGAAATCACTAGTGAAAGCAGTCTCAGGTTAAACTAAAAAAGCTATTGGTGGGGTTGCTATTTATGACAATGAAAGCATTCCTCACAAAAGCACCATGAATTTCAATGGCATTTGTGTTCTGCAACTTCCAAGTCACACCTGTGAGCAGAATACCCTGCCTCAGAAAGCACGAAACCAGCAAGTGCTACACCAGCCCCGGAACAGAAGGTCTTTTTATACCTTCAGACTCGACCGCAGCGTCTCCGAAAAGCCCGCTCGCTCCTCCTTGTTGAAGTTGATCCAGGTTTCTATGGCAACCGTTGGATTCTGAGAACATGGAACGCCATCTGCGGTTTGGGGACAGAAAGGCATTTATGATATCTAGACAAAGGTGTGCGTACTCAGGAACATCCTTTTCCTGCAACTCCCACTCCCACCACAAACCCTACtttccagagaggaaaaaaagatccAGAAGTTTATAGATTTTGGCAGGCATGATCAGCACTGCCAGTCAGGCATCTACACGATATTAGTTTGGATAAATAACAGAAGACAGAGCTGCCCAATCTTAAGCACTTTGAGTTTCAACAAAGGAATCTACGCGCGAGAGAAAGACGGCAGGAAGGAGAACTTGCATGCTTTGTGAcgatgaaaaatattttcttatttaagcATTTAGGCGAAAGGATTCTCTTGTGTGAGAATCTCAGCAGCTGCCTTTCTGGCTGGTCCTAGAAACATATCTAGCAAACGTCACCTGCAgaaattttccttctctgagcACTGTCAGACAGCTGACCCTGACCCTCAAGACTGAACACATGGTGTTGCTGCTATCCTCTTACCATTTGGAAATCCCCAAGGAGCTTCTATAGCTTTCCTTAGCAGTGTGACAGTAGGAAACACTCAGCAGACTGCATCAGATTTCGATTTGTTTCCAGACATAACTGGAAGTTTTGGTTACGCTACAAGCTActgcatcatcatcatcatcagtaCATTACCTGGAATATTTTAGGCATTTACTTCCAGTTTGAAAGCCAGCAATTATGCCTGTATTCACTGAGAGGCTGCCCTAAGAAGGCTCTCTGATTTTGTAGCCTGCTCTCATGACAAACCCTGAATTTAAGGATGCTGAAGGCATCAGACGAATTCCAACACTTTTCTCTATAatggaagggaggaggaaaagcatgGAACAAAAGCAAGTATTTCAACTCTGATTATTTAGTAAAAGGGATTTCCATAAACTATCCATCACACGTAGTAGTTAAATGGAAAAACTGATTCCGAAATAGATCCTAGAGTGCCACAAAAGGTAAGCTTAATAAATTACGATTTAACGAAATTGATTTTAATTCTTGCCACTAATAGCCTCCTCTATTTAATTCTCCATTAACTAAACAAAGATGCAGGAATTGCAAAAGCCAAAGATTTCCCCTGCCAGCAGTAAGAGtatatttcagattttaatcCATTTTATGAGCTAAGTTTTGGCATAAATATTGAGTAATGCGATTCTATATATGGAAATAGATGAAGCAcggaaaaaaagttttattgagcaattattttaatttaggaCCACAAACACTAAAGACCATAGTCTTAAAACTACAGTTACTACACGGAATCCCTAGGAAGTTAAGGGTGATTGACATCTCTAGCTTTATTTCATGATtttaggaattaattttttttaatgaagtcacAACTTAGTTTAAAAACTTTAGCTAGATAGCTCAAAAAAACTATGATAAAATTAGAGTAATTTTGATGACTATCAGTACATATTCTCAATAGGTTTTTGACTGCGAATTTCCTTAGATGCAACAGAGATAATACAATGCAGTATCTGTAAAGACTCTCATATGTATAGCATCAACTTTAAAGGCTATGTTAAGTCTTACAGACAGCTTTGCCAGTATTCCAAAGAAGCCAGTCGTAGTAGTTTTATTGTTATAACAGCATATAAAACACATGACACACAAAGTATAGTTATTTACtcatttacaaaattatttaaagcaagAAAGGGGCAACTGCTCTGGTCCCAAGTCCAGTACATTTGAAAGTATGAGCTTCTTCCACATTCTTGCTTCCTCTACCAATGATacataaatacacaaaaatgGAGTTGTGACTGCAGCATCACAGAGAAGTTTTCAAGTACTGGCTGTACGTACTAGGGAAGTAGAGACTCTTTAAGGATTGGTGGCAGTTGGACTAAGTTGTTGATGTGTTGACACATCCTTCACAACCCTGAGTCATTGCATCCATTACTGTGGAAGGCTATTACCTTCACAAGGAGGGTAATTACTGTTTTACCTAAGATGTTACAATGCCTCTGTTTCAGTCAGCTGAGTGCCTAGCCTAAATAATCCTAACAATTATATACAATTGTTAATAAACACTAACACAGTCTAAAAATAAGGCTTGTGCTCAAGCCTTCTTACAAATGTTGAGTTGTTGCATTACTATGTTAACTGATtaagaactaaagaaaaaaaaaagacgacttTTATAAGATGTTCATTTCTGGtaaggcttcttttttttacttttaatggAAACCAAAATACAACAAACAGTTGAAAGTTATTaagttatgtttaaaaaaaacttgtaaTACTTCTGACCTGTTGACTCAGGAACTGCTGGGCATTACCAGCATCCTCTCTGTCCCTTTTCTATAGCTTTATGTCCAGGAAGAATTAATAGTTTATTTTCCGATTAAGTTATCCagaatgttttgctttgcttagcTTAGCTAAGCCTCTGAATAGACAGTGATTATGAAAGCTTGGATCTTTCCATCCATTTTGTTCAGTCCCTGATAGACTCTCTGAAAGTCTACATCCACATCCTGGCTAGTCTCAACAACTCCTTACCTGTAAGGATGTCTGTCAGCAGGCGGAGAGGCAGGTGTAGGAACTCCTCTGTGTCTTGCAGTTGAGACAAATGTGACTTTGCACAGTGTTTGGCAGCTGTGTAGAGCTCCATGTCACTGTGTTGATCTGCCAACCACATGACCTGCAGACAGTTCCTAACCTGTACCGTACGGGCCAGGAAACGGGAGCACTCTTCAAAAAGGGCAGTCAGCTGGTACATGTCTGCCACTTCATAGGTTTCCTGCAACTCCTCTGCCCTCAACTTTACAGTCCCATGGTAAATATAGTCCACAAGGAGCTGAAAGACACTCTCGCTAACGTCCTGCAGCTCAATCACCCGGTTGTGGGCCTCCTTTAGGTTGGAAGTAAACATAGAACGAAAAAAGCAACTCTGAGCTGAGAGGACCAAACGGTGCAGCTGGAATTCTTTGCCTTCCACTGATATTGTAACATCAGCAAAGAGCTCATCCTCCAAGCATAATTTCATAATACCCTGGGCCACGCGGCCTGAGTGGGAGCGATCGGTGAAGGTG
The Gavia stellata isolate bGavSte3 chromosome 7, bGavSte3.hap2, whole genome shotgun sequence genome window above contains:
- the KBTBD4 gene encoding kelch repeat and BTB domain-containing protein 4, whose translation is MKGGAADCWRSDLCSTMDSSEETGGSSAEENYFVNYTFTDRSHSGRVAQGIMKLCLEDELFADVTISVEGKEFQLHRLVLSAQSCFFRSMFTSNLKEAHNRVIELQDVSESVFQLLVDYIYHGTVKLRAEELQETYEVADMYQLTALFEECSRFLARTVQVRNCLQVMWLADQHSDMELYTAAKHCAKSHLSQLQDTEEFLHLPLRLLTDILTDGVPCSQNPTVAIETWINFNKEERAGFSETLRSSLKVIGENVHIYLIGKESSRTHSLAVSLHCADDDSISVSGQNSLCHQITAACKHGSDLYVVGGSIPRRMWKCNNATIDWEWCAPLPRDRLQHTLVSVPSKDAIYSLGGKTLQDTLSNAVIYYRVRDNVWTETSQLEVAVSGAAGVNLNGVIYLLGGEENDLDFFTKPSRLIQCYDTNTEKCHVKPYVLPFAGRMHAAVHKDVVFIVAEGDSLLCYNPLLDSFTRLCLPDAWSSVPSLWKIASCNGSIYVFRDRYKKGDANTFKLNPATSVVTVTSGIKVLLTNLQFVLA